Proteins from one Lonchura striata isolate bLonStr1 chromosome 6, bLonStr1.mat, whole genome shotgun sequence genomic window:
- the LOC144246498 gene encoding uncharacterized protein LOC144246498 → MGALVSTKEKALVSTEEKAIVNIWTAMLGHRGIKCDKKALRALLQWCRNHGVDATIETAFISKNWERAGELIFDSASRGDETAKNIMTTWRLVLDTLKLVKPEQNAKTAAEAPQAPCAKTPSDTEVQKGAVGRVGATSSSQVERTGEKLEVQQPSSMPPIPATLPVPCAPAPLVTTNPFSSPLPKDDCSDDKLLLTAPPVRDRPNHNLGKDKGAGSRVAPMVTTNPFSSPLPEDDCSDDKLLLTAPPVRDRPNHNLGMETGAGSQVALGAESSTRELPTPGVAGRHVPPCPQPKPKRPKEAPPLTDVWDPNRGSPSCRPPAGREEDGFAMQPVSATISGYDRVRSWQHYKLEAFASGDLEIAERLSVPMPRLFLSGQEPVSGTTGATISAYNPVSFWQQMKFIALVSGDYEVAERISLPQSPRFSGDQEPQNAPYIHVAFKILSQLRQLATQHGLGSPVVARMLRLLAECEMTPFDIKQIAQLLCTPMEYLVFESTWKQHAEKQGLHNLALPQQDPCSAVGVPQLLGLPPVSNPRLQARLNPLILAQATDIGMQALMKVGSMGLATPTQAFAKIKQGPKEPYMQFIKRLQDAVEKQIVNNDAKNLLILSLARDNANEDCKKAIDLLQRKDPSLNEMIDACAEVGTVSYKMFADLLADSLATTIRSYQCYGCGQLGHKKANCPHRSNSWRTRQKRRAVPVVGSCYRCGKPGHFAKQCKSKFHANGQPLSV, encoded by the coding sequence ATGGGAGCTCTAGTGTCAACCAAAGAAAAAGCTCTAGTGTCAACTGAAGAAAAAGCTATAGTGAATATATGGACTGCTATGTTGGGCCATCGTGGGATAAAATGTGATAAAAAGGCACTCCGTGCTTTATTGCAGTGGTGTCGCAACCATGGAGTAGATGCCACCATAGAAACTGCATTTATCAGTAAAAACTGGGAACGGGCTGGTGAATTGATTTTTGATTCAGCCTCTCGTGGCGATGAGACTGCTAAAAATATTATGACTACCTGGAGGCTGGTGCTGGATACCTTGAAACTGGTGAAACCTGAGCAAAATGCAAAAACAGCAGCTGAGGCACCACAGGCACCATGTGCCAAGACGCCCAGTGATACTGAAGTTCAAAAGGGAGCGGTTGGGCGAGTAGGTGCCACATCAAGTTCGCAGGTGGAAAGGACGGGCGAGAAACTAGAAGTGCAGCAGCCGTCATCCATGCCTCCTATCCCTGCAACTCTGCCTGTGCCGTGTGCACCTGCACCCCTGGTTACCACAAACCCATTCTCTTCTCCTCTGCCTAAAGATGACTGCAGTGATGATAAACTTCTGCTGACGGCCCCACCAGTGCGTGATAGGCCCAATCACAACCTCGGCAAGGACAAAGGAGCCGGGAGCCGAGTGGCTCCCATGGTTACCACAAACCCATTctcttctcctctgcctgaGGATGACTGCAGTGATGATAAACTTCTGCTGACGGCTCCGCCAGTGCGTGATAGGCCCAATCACAACCTTGGCATGGAAACAGGAGCCGGGAGCCAAGTGGCGCTTGGCGCTGAGAGTTCCACCAGGGAGCTGCCAACACCCGGAGTGGCAGGACGCCACGTCCCACCGTGTCCACAGCCAAAGCCTAAGAGGCCCAAGGAAGCCCCTCCATTAACGGATGTGTGGGATCCTAACAGGGGAAGCCCAAGTTGTCGTCCCCCTGCTGGCCGTGAGGAGGATGGTTTTGCCATGCAACCAGTATCAGCTACTATCTCAGGATATGATCGAGTTAGATCTTGGCAGCATTATAAATTAGAGGCATTTGCTAGTGGGGATCTCGAAATTGCTGAACGACTTTCTGTACCAATGCCCCGGCTGTTCTTGAGTGGCCAAGAGCCTGTGAGTGGGACGACTGGGGCTACTATCTCAGCATACAATCCAGTTAGCTTTTGGCAACAGATGAAATTCATAGCACTTGTTAGTGGAGATTATGAAGTTGCTGAACGAATTTCTTTACCTCAATCACCACGGTTCTCAGGTGACCAAGAGCCACAAAATGCGCCCTATATACATGTTGCCTTTAAAATTCTCTCCCAGTTACGCCAACTAGCCACCCAACATGGACTGGGGTCTCCAGTCGTAGCAAGGATGTTACGGCTTCTAGCTGAATGTGAAATGACACCCTTTGATATCAAGCAAATAGCACAGTTGCTCTGTACCCCGATGGAATACCTGGTGTTTGAGTCCACCTGGAAGCAACATGCGGAAAAGCAAGGGCTGCATAATTTAGCACTGCCACAGCAAGATCCATGCTCTGCAGTAGGGGTCCCTCAACTTCTGGGATTGCCTCCTGTAAGTAACCCACGGTTGCAAGCACGCCTAAATCCTTTGATATTGGCGCAGGCAACAGATATAGGAATGCAGGCCCTGATGAAAGTGGGAAGCATGGGATTGGCAACACCAACTCAGGCTTTTGCAAAAATTAAGCAGGGCCCCAAAGAGCCTTATATGCAATTTATAAAACGATTACAAGATGCAGTGGAAAAGCAAATAGTAAATAATGATGCAAAAAATCTGTTGATATTGTCACTGGCACGAGACAATGCAAATGAAGACTGCAAGAAAGCTATAGACCTATTACAAAGAAAAGATCCATCCTTGAATGAAATGATTGATGCATGTGCTGAAGTTGGTACTGTATCCTATAAAATGTTTGCTGATTTGTTAGCTGATTCCTTGGCAACTACTATAAGGTCATACCAATGTTATGGATGTGGGCAACTAGGCCACAAGAAAGCAAATTGTCCCCATAGGTCCAACTCATGGAGAACACGCCAGAAACGGAGAGCTGTGCCTGTAGTGGGAAGCTGTTACCGATGCGGAAAACCCGGTCATTTTGCCAAGCAATGCAAGTCTAAATTCCACGCTAATGGCCAACCTCTTAGTGTATAG